From the Pungitius pungitius chromosome 6, fPunPun2.1, whole genome shotgun sequence genome, one window contains:
- the il34 gene encoding interleukin-34, which translates to MVQLSTSVYLLGGLLGLFLLSPVLMAPTPASMCTPLRTLNDSLSHRRRYMKHNFPINYTIRVHHKEILKLSDINRMRSQVKGLDELVLQRLWFQVNQGVLKKIIRVMPERHPSRPYTTELERRFKDVEGVFVQSHPTEVFQVDLPETIQDTWDHLTEEPERVPETNWRFASPKSLLDNLCHTMQCLFTECFASTEAQQDYCGVSQWRKGR; encoded by the exons ATGGTCCAACTGTCCACATCAGTCTACCTGCTGGGAGGCCTTTTGG GCCTGTTTCTGCTATCACCTGTTCTGATGGCCCCAACACCAGCCAGCATGTGCACACCCTTGAGGACGCTCAACGACAGCCTCAGCCACAGGCGACGGTACATG aagcACAACTTCCCCATTAACTACACCATTAGGGTTCACCACAAGGAAATCTTAAAACTGTCAGACATCAACAGAATG aggtcacaggtgaAGGGGCTGGATGAGCTGGTTCTCCAGAGGTTGTGGTTCCAGGTCAACCAAGGCGTGTTAAAAAAG ATCATCCGGGTAATGCCAGAGAGGCATCCTTCACGACCATACACCACTGAGCTGGAAAGACGCTTTAAGGATGTCGAGGGCGTCTTCGTACAGTCACATCCCACTGAG GTCTTCCAGGTGGACCTTCCAGAGACCATCCAGGACACTTGGGATCATTTAACTGAGGAGCCTGAGCGAGTGCCAGAGACTAACTGGCGATTTGCTTCACCAAAGTCTCTCCTGGACAACTTGTGTCACACCATGCAGTGCCTCTTCACTGAGTGTTTCGCCAGCACAGAGGCGCAGCAGGACT aCTGTGGTGTTTCGCAATGGAGGAAAGGCAGATAG